From the Flavobacterium gyeonganense genome, the window AAGGATTCCAAACACCTTGCAAATTAGCGGGTGCACCTAATGTCCTGGAACTACTTATAAGTAAATATCGTCCATATTGAAAATAAAGAGTCTCTAAATTTTTATCTTCTTCACCATTTGAATAACGTAATAAACGCTCGTCTGTAGGCAAATTAGGAGCAGTGGTTTTTCCTAAATCCAAACTAACTCTTTTGAATAATTTTTGGTAATCTAGAATATGAGCTTTTTTTAATGACGTATATGATTTAGAAATAGCTTTCGCCATATTTTCAGCTGCAATTGCCTTATCATCTAATCCTTCTGTTCTAGGATTTTTATCAAAACCATTAAAACTTGTAGCTATAGAAACAAAAATCAAAGCTTCTGTTGCATTTTTTACGCCAATTTTATTATCTGAAGTAATAACAGAACCACCCGTATTTTTAATCTGAACCAAACTTGTAAAACGAGTCCCTCTATTTTCATCAAAAAGGATTGGATTAGCACTTTCAACATAACTTGGTTCTGCATGATAAGGGGCATAACCATTAATTTTTAATTGATTACTACTAGCATCCGTTTTAAATTTCAATAAGCTTTCAAAATCTATTAAAAAATTCAGTTTGTTCTTTTTATCAGATGTTATTTTAATAACCATGATTTGATCAGGGGCTGAAACAAAATATTCACGAGTATATTTTACATTATCAATTTCATAATTTACTTTTGAAACTGCATCATTTATATCTAATTCCCTGTAGTAATTAGTGGCTTTAGTACCTTCTTTAAAATGCGAAATATGCATTGTCCCAAGTGGCGAAAAAGACTGAGAATAAGATCCTTCTAATTTTTTATTTAACTCATCCGCTAACTTATAGTCTTCATTCTTTAATGCTGCCCTTATAGCAGGTACATTTTTATAAGCTTCAGGATTCATATTGGCATTTACGGGTTCACCCGACCAAAGCGTGATGTCGTTCAGATAAATTTTATCTGAATTGACTCCGCCAAAAACGGTCGCACCCATTTTTCCGTTTCCTAAAACGAGGCTTTCTTCAAAATATTCGGCAGGCTTATTGTACCATAAAACATGATTGGATTGTGCTGTTGCATTCTGGAAAAAAAGAAGACTCCACATCCTACGATTATTTTTTTAATGAAATTGGAATTCATTTACAGGTTTTTTGATTTAACTTAATGTATTGTCCATTCAGATTGGATGTGCAATATAATACCTTTTTGCAGTAAGTAGCCCTTCAATCCTACCAGTTATTGAGAATACAGGTGCTACGTGAGGTTTTTCTTCATTTAAACAATCATTTCATCAGAGTTCATTGACCTTCTTTTGAAGCAACTGCCAAGCCGTAAGGCTATCCGGCAAAAAGAAAGATTCAGACTCTTGCCGGATATTGTACCGCTATTTACTCACCTGATATTTTTCATTTACTGTAATCATTTCCCAATTATCGGTTCTGAATGGAGATGCAGGAAATTTTTCTTTGTTGAATAAATTGATATTCGTATCGTCATCTGCCCAACCGTAATGCACGGCAACTGGATTTTTTACATTTTCGCTTGAAACGATTACTTTATTGTCTTTGATTATCGCTTTCGCGGAATGAAAAACTTTGTCTGCACCGGCAATTTCGAATCCTTTTAATTCATTGTTGTTTGGCGTTGATAATCCGCTGCCGATGTTGTCGAAAGTGAGTATAATTTGGTTACCTTTTATTTCCTCGGATTTATAAGTTGGTCCGCTATGAACCTGTTTTTTACCGTAAATATCGTTCATCGCAATGGCCGCCAAACGCAAACCAATATCTTGTTTGTTGGTTGGGTGAATGTCTTTTGCGTTTCCAATATCGGTTGTTACAGCCATTCCGGTGTTTGGCAATTTTAAAGTTTCAGATTGTGCTTCGCGAAGTTCTGCCCAACGGCTTCCTTTTTGACTGTTTCCTCCAAATTCGTCAAAAGTCGATAGTTGAACGAAATAAAAAGGGAAATTTCCTTGTTTGAATTTGGTTCTCCAATCGTTGATCATTAATGGAAATGCTTTTTTGTATTGTTTGGCTCTCCAAACATTCGCTTCGCCCTGATACCATAAAACACCCTGAATAGCATACGGAACCAACGGATTTACCATCGCGTTGTATAATAATGACGGATAACTATTTGGCGACAGAGCTGTTTTTACGGCAATCACTTTAAATTTCCATTTTCCGTCAAGCGGAATAATTTTAGTCCCGAGAGTTATTTTTAAATCGGAAGATTCTCCATAAATTCCGCCACCTCCTCCGGTATCGACTATTCTTATTGAGATTACGTTTGTTCCTTCTCTTAAAATATTGGAAGGAATTGTATACACTCTTTTAGTATCATAAACAGTATTTTTTCCGACCTCTATTCCATTTACATAGGTGATATCCTCATCGTCAATTTTTGAAAGACTTAAAACGGCTTTATTTTTAAGATCTTCTGCTGAAAGCGTTATCGTTTTTCGCATCCAGACGACACCGTCTAAATTTCCCAAAGGCTGGTTTTCCCATAGGTCTGGTGTATTTAATTCGCCCCAATTCGAATCATCGAATGTTGTTTCTTTAAAAGAAACTTCATTATCTGCATTTACAGGTGTACCCTGAATTTTTTCGACCCTTTCTTTCATTTTTACGGCATACAACTTTGAAATTGAATCTACGTCCATAACCGGCAGATCGGTAATCATTGCTTTAAAATCAGGACTATTTAAAAATGCTTCACGGCTTGTCCATGTTTCAACGTTGGTTCCACCCCAGGAAGTATTAATGATTCCGATTGGGATTTTTAGTTCTGAATATAATTTTCTGGCGAAATAATAACCAACGGCTGTAAAGTTACCGACATTTTCTTTGTTGGCGACTTCCCATTTTCCTTGCTTTAAATCGTCTTTCGGAGTACCGCTTAAATCTTGTGCGACACCAAAATGACGAATCATTGGATAATTAGCATCTGCAATTTCTTTTTCGGCGTTCATGGTTTTAAAAACCTGAAATTCCATATTCGATTGTCCGCTGCAAATCCAAACTTCGCCAACCAAAACATTTTTGATGGTGATTTTATTTTTTCCAATAATGATCAATTCAAATGGTCCGCCTGCTTTTTCAGCATTTAAATTTACTGTCCATTTTCCGTTTTTATCGGCTGTCGTTTTCTTGATTTGTTTGTTGAAATGGATTTCAATATTTTCATTTGCATCGGCAAAACCCCAAACTGGAATTTGTTTGTCTCTTTGAAGCACCATTCCGTCAGAGAATATTAAAGGCATTTTCACATTAGCATTAGACAAAATACTAATTATCAATAAAATAAAAACATTTAACTTTTTCATTTTTCTATTTATTAAATGATTTAAACCAGATAAGTGATATAAGTAAATTTAAGTAGATGAAAATCAAAAACTTAAAATACCTTATATCACTTATGTTGTTTTCAAAAAGATTTTTTACAGTAATCCTTCTTTTAAAGCGGCTAAAGCTTTGGTATCAAAAACAGTATTGTCTGCTCTGTTAAAAATTCCGAAACCATTATTTCCTATACTTCCTTCATCCCAATAAAAAGGTAATAATCCGTTTGCTTTGGCTGTTTTTACGACCGTTTTTAAATAATAAGCTCTGGAGTTCAAATGTAAAGTTAAAGCATCTCCCGTCAACGTCGTTCTTCTGATTGCTCCAAATTCGCCCAAAAGAACTGGAATTCCTTTGTCTACAAATTGGGTTTTCATTAATTTGAAGTTCTTTTCTAAATCGGCTTCTTCTCCCCAAGTTGCATTTCTATCAGTATCGGTTGTGGAATGAAAGCCCGCTCCCCAATAATAAAACATTTTACCCCAAGTTTCGTCTTTAGTCAAACCTCCGAAATTCCAAGGTGAATAATAATGCACCTCAACCATCATTCGGCTTGCGACTTTATCGGTTGGCAATGTAGTCATTAATTTGTTTGTTTTTTCGATATCGGTTGTCGGACCTTGAACTACCAAAGTTCTGTACGCATTTTTCCCTCCTGTGGAGCGAACAGCATCGATAAAAGTTTGGTGATATGAATTTAAAACCGCCATTTGAGCAGCGTCTTCTACCGCTGGTTCGTTGGCACTTGCAAAAAGCAAATGTTCGTCAAAGCCTCTTAAGTGCGTTGCTATTTGTTCCCAAAAAGCTTTTTGTTTGGCATTGTTTTCTTCTTTTTTGGCCTCGGTAATATTGTTTTCTAACCAGCCGCCGTCCCAGTGAATATTCACCAAAACATACATATCATTATCTACACAATATTGAATCACTTCTTTCACGCGGTTCAACCAATCGGTTTTGATTTTTGCTGTAGCTGCATTTTCTAGATTTTGATTCCATGAACACGGAATTCTTATCGCATTAAATCCGTTTGCTTTTACAGCGTCGATTAAGGCTTTTGTTACTTTTGGATTTCCCCAAGCAGTTTCACCTCCCGTTGCTTCTAAAGTATTTCCGATATTCCAGCCCAATTTGATTTTTGCTGCCAATTGAACTGCCGAACTTCCCATTCCAGAGGCATCTGCTGCAATTGGATTGGTATTATAACTTGGATATAAACCAATCTCAATGGGCACTTTCTCTTCCTGTGTATCCGAACTGCAAGCCCAAATACTTAAGAAAGAAAAACATAAAAAAACACTCAGAAAACAACTTTTTACCATGTTTCTCATTTTATTTGATTGTTATAACAATTTCTTTTTTAATATCTCTTGAAGAAGTTCCAACTTTAATGGTATATTTTCCAGGTTCCACTGTCCATTTTTTAGCAGCGACATCGTAGTAAGCCAATTCTTTTACTGGCACTTTGATCGTCACTTTTTCTGAACTTCCAGCTTTTACATCTGCTTTTTTGAAACCTTTTAATTCTTGCGCTGCACGAGTGATTTTAGAATCAGATTTTGAAGTATATAATTGAACTACTTCTTTTCCGTCTATTTTTCCAGTGTTTTTAACGTCAACTGTAACTTCAATTACATCGTTTTGAGCGTACGAATCTTTATTTGCTTTTGCATTATCAAGCGCAAATATCGTGTATGATAATCCGTAACCGAAAGGATATAATGGCGCTACGTTTTTAGTGTCAAACCAACGGTATCCAATTAAAATTCCTTCAGCATAATTTACCGCTTTGTCTCCAGGGAAACTGTTTGTAGCGTGCGCAGGAGAATCTTTTAATTGTTTAGGCATTGTCCAAGGTAATTTTCCTGACGGATTTACTTTTCCTAAAATCACATCAGCCAAAGCATTTCCGCCTTCAGAACCATTAAACCAGCTCCACACTAAAGCAGAAGATTTTTGGCTGACTTCATTAATATCAAATGGAGCACCGGCAATCATCACCACAATTGTTTTTGGATTTACAGCCAATACTTTTTTGATCAATTCTTCTTGTCCAAAAGGCAAGTGTAAATCTCTTCTGTCTGAAGCTTCTGTTTCGTAATCACGGTTCGAACCCGCAAAAATGATCGCAACATCTGAGTTTTTAGCAGCTTCTACGGCTTCCTTAACTTTTGCATCGTCTAATTTATCAATTGTAACTGGTCCTGTAGAAGTAATATTTCCTAAGTTCCCTTTATTTTTCTCATCGTAACGCTCTAAATATCCTTCAGCATAATTGATTTTTACTGATGAAGGCAATCTGTTTTTAAGACCTTCCAGAGGCGTAACTTCTCTTTTTGTTTTTACTCCAGCACCAAATCCACCAAGAGCATTTTTCTTAGTCGCATTATTTCCGATAACGGCGATTGATTTTACTCCGTCTAATTTTAGCGGAAGCGCATTATTTTCATTTTTCAATAAAACAATTGCTTCGGCAGCAATATCATAAGCGTCTTTGTAATGTGCTTCGGTTGCGATACTTCCTTTTGCACGCGTCCCGCCACCCATTGCTTTTATATGAAATAAACCACGTAAAATACGTTTTACGTGAAGATCAATTTCTTTTTCTGAAACTTCTCCAGATTTAACCGCAGCAATTAATTTATCGGCTAAGAAAAATTTGTTGAACGGTTTTGGCGTTCCCATTTCAATATCTAAACCATTTTTCAAAGATTTTGCTGTTGAATGCACCGCGGCCCAGTCAGAAACTACAATACCTTTGAATCCCCATTCGTCGCGAAGAATTTTGTTCAGCATATAATCGTTCTCACATAAATATTCACCTCTAAATTTATTGTAAGCGCCCATAATGCTGTACGCTTTTCCTTCTTTTACCGTTGCCTCAAAAGCCGGAAGGTAGATTTCGCGAAGTGTTCTCTCGTCAATCTGAACATCAACAAAATCACGATTCGTCTCTTGATTGTTTGCTGCATAATGTTTTACACAAGCCATTACATCTTTTTCCTGTAAACCAACAACCAAAGGCACAGCGATTTTTTTATTCAAAAACGGATCTTCCGACATGTATTCGTATGTTCTTCCTCCAAGCGGTGTTCTTACCATATTGATCGCTGGCGAAAGGAGCATATCTTTGTCTCTTGCGCGTAATTCTTCTCCTAAACTAGTTCCAAAAGTATGTGCCATTTCTGCATTCCAAGTTGCTGCTAAAGCACCTCCTGCCGGATAATACGTTGCAAAATCGTTTGTCCATCCTGCCGGAGCCCAATTGTCTCTTGAAATTTCTTCGCGAACTCCCAACGGACCATCAGCCATTTTTAATTCTGGAATTCCCAGACGTTTTACACCTGCATTGGCAAACATACTGTTCCCGTGAAGCATTCCTATTTTTTCTTCTAATGTCATCTGCGAAATCAGTTTATCGATTTCTGCATCATGATCTGTACTGATTTCTTTCCCAACATATTCTTCAGTCTGGCTGGAATTTGAAGCTGAAGTTTGTGTCTCATTTTTACAAGAAGTAAAAAATGCAAAAACCAAAGCTGCAGAAAGGTATATCATTTTGTTTTTCATAGATAGTTAGGTTCTTTTTATTTAAAGATTTGATTCCTGACTCAGAATCTTTAAATACAGTTAATATTACTTTTATGTTTGTGGTTTTAATTATTGTTTGATTAAATTCAGCATTACAACATCATTTTCATTGATTTTGAATTCTCTGCTGAATGTTCCTTTTGCATCAATTGTGATTTTTTCTGTTGAAATTGGCGCTCCATTATTTTTATCTTTTATGGATTTTACTTGTTCACGGGTTAGCTGACTTGGTTTATTCATCGACAGATAATCTGCGTAAGCGTCATTTACTTTATAACCAACTTTATATATTTCTAATAGATATTTTCCTTTCTGTATCCCATCAATCTCCACTTTTACTTTTCCTTTTTCTTTTGATGGAAGATCCTGAATGTAATAAGTTTGGTTCCAAACTTTATCGCCTGGATGCGTATTCGTAAAATCCCATAATAAAACTTGTACATCGCCTTTTGCATTTTTGGAAGTCCACGAAGCTTTATCGCTGTTTTGAAGTTCTATTTCTCCTAATTTATTCATTAAATAATACGAGAAATAAGCTGGTTTTTTAATTCCCTGCGTATTCAACAATCCGAAACCACCGTGAAAAGGGGTAAATCTTGGACCAGCTTCTTCAAAAATATCAGTAAAAACCCAATATGACATGGAGTTTGCTGCATTTCCAACTTGTTTTAGTTTTTGCAGAATATATGCTGCCGAATGATAACTGTCGTGAATTGGATCTGATGGCGTATAAGAGGAACTCCATTCGGTATAATGCAATTCAAGATTTGGTTTTGCCGATTCTGCAATCTGCTTACGCGAATTAATAACATCTCCGTTGACACTATTTACGTCTGGGCTCAAAACTGTTCCAGAAGTCCCGAATTCGTCCAAATATCCTTGGTTTACACCATAGGTATGTGTCGAAATAAAATCTAATGGAACATTATTTTTAGCACAAAAAGCAATTGTTTCCGGAACCCAGCCTGCGCCTGCTGTTGCTGGTCCGCCGACTTTATATGCAGGATTTACAGCTTTTATGCCGCGGGCTGCATAATCGTATAATTTAAAATACTCTTGCTGTGTTCCTGTCCAGAAACCTGGTGTTAAATTTGGTTCATTCCAAACTTC encodes:
- a CDS encoding sialate O-acetylesterase, which encodes MKKLNVFILLIISILSNANVKMPLIFSDGMVLQRDKQIPVWGFADANENIEIHFNKQIKKTTADKNGKWTVNLNAEKAGGPFELIIIGKNKITIKNVLVGEVWICSGQSNMEFQVFKTMNAEKEIADANYPMIRHFGVAQDLSGTPKDDLKQGKWEVANKENVGNFTAVGYYFARKLYSELKIPIGIINTSWGGTNVETWTSREAFLNSPDFKAMITDLPVMDVDSISKLYAVKMKERVEKIQGTPVNADNEVSFKETTFDDSNWGELNTPDLWENQPLGNLDGVVWMRKTITLSAEDLKNKAVLSLSKIDDEDITYVNGIEVGKNTVYDTKRVYTIPSNILREGTNVISIRIVDTGGGGGIYGESSDLKITLGTKIIPLDGKWKFKVIAVKTALSPNSYPSLLYNAMVNPLVPYAIQGVLWYQGEANVWRAKQYKKAFPLMINDWRTKFKQGNFPFYFVQLSTFDEFGGNSQKGSRWAELREAQSETLKLPNTGMAVTTDIGNAKDIHPTNKQDIGLRLAAIAMNDIYGKKQVHSGPTYKSEEIKGNQIILTFDNIGSGLSTPNNNELKGFEIAGADKVFHSAKAIIKDNKVIVSSENVKNPVAVHYGWADDDTNINLFNKEKFPASPFRTDNWEMITVNEKYQVSK
- a CDS encoding glycoside hydrolase family 5 protein, with product MVKSCFLSVFLCFSFLSIWACSSDTQEEKVPIEIGLYPSYNTNPIAADASGMGSSAVQLAAKIKLGWNIGNTLEATGGETAWGNPKVTKALIDAVKANGFNAIRIPCSWNQNLENAATAKIKTDWLNRVKEVIQYCVDNDMYVLVNIHWDGGWLENNITEAKKEENNAKQKAFWEQIATHLRGFDEHLLFASANEPAVEDAAQMAVLNSYHQTFIDAVRSTGGKNAYRTLVVQGPTTDIEKTNKLMTTLPTDKVASRMMVEVHYYSPWNFGGLTKDETWGKMFYYWGAGFHSTTDTDRNATWGEEADLEKNFKLMKTQFVDKGIPVLLGEFGAIRRTTLTGDALTLHLNSRAYYLKTVVKTAKANGLLPFYWDEGSIGNNGFGIFNRADNTVFDTKALAALKEGLL
- a CDS encoding glycoside hydrolase family 3 C-terminal domain-containing protein, with the translated sequence MKNKMIYLSAALVFAFFTSCKNETQTSASNSSQTEEYVGKEISTDHDAEIDKLISQMTLEEKIGMLHGNSMFANAGVKRLGIPELKMADGPLGVREEISRDNWAPAGWTNDFATYYPAGGALAATWNAEMAHTFGTSLGEELRARDKDMLLSPAINMVRTPLGGRTYEYMSEDPFLNKKIAVPLVVGLQEKDVMACVKHYAANNQETNRDFVDVQIDERTLREIYLPAFEATVKEGKAYSIMGAYNKFRGEYLCENDYMLNKILRDEWGFKGIVVSDWAAVHSTAKSLKNGLDIEMGTPKPFNKFFLADKLIAAVKSGEVSEKEIDLHVKRILRGLFHIKAMGGGTRAKGSIATEAHYKDAYDIAAEAIVLLKNENNALPLKLDGVKSIAVIGNNATKKNALGGFGAGVKTKREVTPLEGLKNRLPSSVKINYAEGYLERYDEKNKGNLGNITSTGPVTIDKLDDAKVKEAVEAAKNSDVAIIFAGSNRDYETEASDRRDLHLPFGQEELIKKVLAVNPKTIVVMIAGAPFDINEVSQKSSALVWSWFNGSEGGNALADVILGKVNPSGKLPWTMPKQLKDSPAHATNSFPGDKAVNYAEGILIGYRWFDTKNVAPLYPFGYGLSYTIFALDNAKANKDSYAQNDVIEVTVDVKNTGKIDGKEVVQLYTSKSDSKITRAAQELKGFKKADVKAGSSEKVTIKVPVKELAYYDVAAKKWTVEPGKYTIKVGTSSRDIKKEIVITIK
- a CDS encoding GH39 family glycosyl hydrolase, with amino-acid sequence MKRILILLVLIHSIQIIGQNNNAENRTIKVDFNKTAGKLNTMFKECIGAGRANEGLRADWQQQLALVKKECDFKYIRFHGLLSDDMAVYREDNKGNPEYNYQYVDVLFDYIVSLKMKPFVELGFMPNALASGKETIFWWKGNVTPPKDYKKWEDLIKNLTAHFTERYGAEEVKTWYFEVWNEPNLTPGFWTGTQQEYFKLYDYAARGIKAVNPAYKVGGPATAGAGWVPETIAFCAKNNVPLDFISTHTYGVNQGYLDEFGTSGTVLSPDVNSVNGDVINSRKQIAESAKPNLELHYTEWSSSYTPSDPIHDSYHSAAYILQKLKQVGNAANSMSYWVFTDIFEEAGPRFTPFHGGFGLLNTQGIKKPAYFSYYLMNKLGEIELQNSDKASWTSKNAKGDVQVLLWDFTNTHPGDKVWNQTYYIQDLPSKEKGKVKVEIDGIQKGKYLLEIYKVGYKVNDAYADYLSMNKPSQLTREQVKSIKDKNNGAPISTEKITIDAKGTFSREFKINENDVVMLNLIKQ